The Desulfobulbaceae bacterium genome contains the following window.
GAGAGCATATTTCAAAATGTTCCCGTGTCTGCGGCATAATACCTTCATCGGCTGCAACCACAAAGGCGACAAGATCAACACCGCTGGCCCCGGCAACCATATTTTTAACAAATTTTTCATGACCAGGAACATCAACAATGCCAAGCCGATGACCACACGGCAAATCGAGGAAGGCAAAACCTAACTCAATGGTAATCCCCCGCTTCTTCTCCTCTTTAAGTCTATCTGTTTCGATACCGGTCAATGCGCGGACAAGACTTGTCTTGCCATGATCAACATGGCCAGCAGTCCCCAGTACAATCTCACGCATTTTTTAAAAATCTCCGGTGAGGAAGGGGTTGGTTGCGGCTTCAGTCGAAATTGTTGAAGAGTCTCCACCATAACCATGTCCAGGCCAGACGATGGTGTCACCAGGAAGGGTCAACAGTTTTTTACGAATTGAGTTCATAAGGGTCTTTGTGTCACCACCGGGGAAGTCGGTTCGTCCTACACCGCCGACAAAAAGGCTATCCCCTGTAAACAGATGCGGCTTGCCATAAAGGCAGATTCCACCAGGGGTATGGCCAGGGGTGTGAATTACTGTGAGCGTCTCTTCTCCAAAAGACAGACTCTCACCATCTGTAACTTTTTTATCTGGGGGTGGTGAGGCAGGCAGTCCAAGCATAGAGAAATATTTTTTAACCTCAGACTTAGCAAAGAAATCAGCATCATCCTTATGGATGATGATCAGGGCCCCGGTTGCCTCTTTCAGTTTCGCATTGCCACAGTCATGATCAGGATGTCCATGGGTATTAATAATATACTCCACGGTCGCGCCCTCGTCCTTGACTGCTTTGAGGATGCGTGACTCGTCACCACCAGGATCGATAATCACAGCCTTTTTTGTTTTTTCGCAAACTGCCAGATAACAACACACACTCATAGAACCAACAACCAACTGCCGTACAATCATATCATTGCCTTTACGTTATACTGAACCACTTAATCAGCAGTCGCACTTTTGAGGATCACAAACACCGCCTCCACAGCCACAGGCCCCGGCGATATTAAGAGAAACAGGAGCAGAACCGGACTGTTTTTTGATCACATTGTCGATCACTACTGCAAAGGCCTTGACTGCTGGGCTATCAGACTCAGAGGTCAGATACGGATTACCATCATCACCACCAAGCACGACACGCGGATCCATAGGCACACGTCCGAGAAAATTAATATTAAAATCCTTAGCCGTTTTTTCCCCACCACCACTCTTGAACACATCAACTGTTTTATTGCAGTGCGGGCAAATCAAGCCGCTCATATTTTCAACCAGACCGACGATATTCATCTTAACATGTTTACAGAAATTAAGCGATTTCCGCACATCTGCCAAGGCAATATCCTGAGGCGTTGTAACCACTAGAGCCTGCGCGTCGGGGATGGTATTGGCAATAGTTAACGGCTCATCTCCTGTGCCAGGGGGAGCATCAATGACCAGGTAATCCAGTGTTCCCCAATCAATATCAGCAATAAACTGGCGTATCGCCTGAATCTTGAGAGGGCCGCGCCAGATGATAGGATCGTCTCGATCTTCCATCATATACTCAAGTGAAATAACCTTGAGATTTTCACCAAATTTCATCGGGGGAAGCAAGCCGCCATTCTGCTGGGCATCTTTAAGGTTCTCGGTCAGATTCAACATCCGGCAGATATCCGGCCCATGCAGATCAACATCCATCAATCCGACTTTATAGCCTCTATTTGCTAAGCCAAGCGCCAGATTTGTAGAAACCGTACTTTTACCGACACCCCCTTTACCACTCATCACCAGAATTTTATGTTTAATTCTACTTAAAGAAGTTTTAATCGAAACTTCCTGCTGGGCAATATGGGCTTTCGCCTGTTCCTGTGTCTTGCTTGATCCACAACCGGAACTTTTTTTACTATCACAACTACCGCATGAACTACCCATTACTGAACTCCTCCATTATATATAAAATACCATTCGGGTGTAGACCCTATGGTGGTCAACCCTCGTTCGCAACTCCTTGACACCCCGTAGCATCAACAACAGTTGCAGATGCTTCCCATATAGGGTCTAAAAGGATACAGTTGTTTAAGTCAGAACAAGCCTTATACCGCAAAGCTGATCATTTTAAAACTTCATTTTTCAGCTCTTTGTTCAGGTGCGGTCAGGATCAAGCAAAATACGACAATCGGCAACCGAGCATCCCTTCCCCCTTCGATGGACTATCAAGGGGTTGATATCAAGTTCGGCTATCTCCGGATTTTCCGTAGCTAGGGCAGAAAGCAGGGCTAAACATCGTTCAAGCTCATCCGTATCACATGGTTCGGCTCCACGAGCTCCGTTCAACATCGGATAGGCCTTTGTGGAGCGCACCATATACCGGGCCGCGTTATGTCGAATCGGTGCCAGACGAAAGCTGACATCCTTAAATATCTCAACAAAAATTCCTCCCAGACCAAACATAAGAAGCGGACCAAACACTTTATAGCGATTAATGCCAAGAATTACCTCGACCCCCTCCGGGGCCATCTGCTGAACAAACACTCCGGTAATTTCAGCATCAGGTGCGTTTCCTTTAACTACTGAGACAATCGTTTCAAACGCTTTAGCTGCTTCTTCAGGTGTTTTTATGCCAACCATTACCCCGCCCAGATCGGACTT
Protein-coding sequences here:
- a CDS encoding MBL fold metallo-hydrolase; the encoded protein is MIVRQLVVGSMSVCCYLAVCEKTKKAVIIDPGGDESRILKAVKDEGATVEYIINTHGHPDHDCGNAKLKEATGALIIIHKDDADFFAKSEVKKYFSMLGLPASPPPDKKVTDGESLSFGEETLTVIHTPGHTPGGICLYGKPHLFTGDSLFVGGVGRTDFPGGDTKTLMNSIRKKLLTLPGDTIVWPGHGYGGDSSTISTEAATNPFLTGDF
- a CDS encoding Mrp/NBP35 family ATP-binding protein, which codes for MGSSCGSCDSKKSSGCGSSKTQEQAKAHIAQQEVSIKTSLSRIKHKILVMSGKGGVGKSTVSTNLALGLANRGYKVGLMDVDLHGPDICRMLNLTENLKDAQQNGGLLPPMKFGENLKVISLEYMMEDRDDPIIWRGPLKIQAIRQFIADIDWGTLDYLVIDAPPGTGDEPLTIANTIPDAQALVVTTPQDIALADVRKSLNFCKHVKMNIVGLVENMSGLICPHCNKTVDVFKSGGGEKTAKDFNINFLGRVPMDPRVVLGGDDGNPYLTSESDSPAVKAFAVVIDNVIKKQSGSAPVSLNIAGACGCGGGVCDPQKCDC